A window of the Dickeya dianthicola NCPPB 453 genome harbors these coding sequences:
- the cysI gene encoding assimilatory sulfite reductase (NADPH) hemoprotein subunit, whose amino-acid sequence MSERYSGPLVVEGKQADAERLKLESNYLRGTITQDLNDGLTGGFNGDNFLLIRFHGMYQQDDRDIRAERAEQKLEPRHAMMLRCRLPGGVMTPKQWLGIDRFAGEKTLYGSIRITNRQTFQFHGILKTDLKSAHQLLNEVGLDALATANDVNRNVLCTSNPVESELHQQAYEWAKTISEHLLPRTRAYAEVWLDKEKVATTDEEPILGATYLPRKFKTTVVIPPQNDVDLHANDLNFVAISDNNQLVGFNVLVGGGLSIAHGDKTTYPRTASELGYIPLAHTLAVAEAVVTTQRDWGNRTNRKNAKTKYTLERVGVETFKQEVERRAGITFEPVRPYAFTGRGDRIGWVKGIDNKWHLTLFIENGRILDYPGRPLKTGMAEIAKIHKGDFRLTANQNLIVAGVATRDKAKIEALARQYGLIDDSVTEQRQNSMACVSLPTCPLAMAEAERFLPEFVTRVEAIMQAHGVGDDHIVLRVTGCPNGCGRAMLAEIGLVGKAIGRYNLHIGGNREGTRIPRMYRENITEKEILADIDQLVGRWASERERGEGFGDFALRVGIVKPVLDPAVDFYD is encoded by the coding sequence ATGAGCGAAAGATATTCTGGTCCGCTGGTGGTCGAGGGCAAGCAGGCTGACGCCGAGCGTTTGAAGCTGGAAAGCAATTACCTGCGCGGCACGATTACACAGGATTTGAACGACGGCCTGACCGGCGGCTTTAACGGCGACAACTTTCTGCTGATTCGCTTTCACGGCATGTATCAGCAGGATGATCGCGATATTCGCGCCGAGCGCGCCGAGCAGAAGCTGGAACCGCGTCATGCCATGATGCTGCGTTGCCGCCTGCCGGGCGGGGTGATGACGCCGAAACAGTGGCTCGGCATCGACCGGTTCGCCGGTGAAAAGACGCTGTACGGCAGCATCCGCATCACCAACCGGCAGACGTTCCAGTTTCACGGCATTCTGAAAACCGACCTGAAATCCGCGCATCAACTGCTGAATGAGGTGGGGCTGGATGCGCTGGCGACCGCCAACGATGTCAACCGTAACGTGCTGTGTACGTCCAACCCGGTGGAGTCGGAACTGCATCAGCAGGCCTATGAATGGGCGAAGACGATTTCCGAACACCTGCTGCCGCGTACCCGCGCCTATGCCGAGGTGTGGCTGGATAAGGAAAAAGTCGCCACCACCGACGAAGAGCCGATTCTGGGGGCGACCTATCTGCCGCGCAAGTTCAAGACCACGGTGGTAATCCCGCCGCAGAACGATGTGGATCTGCACGCCAACGATTTGAACTTTGTTGCCATTTCAGATAACAACCAACTGGTAGGTTTTAACGTATTGGTGGGCGGCGGCCTGTCTATCGCCCACGGCGACAAGACGACCTATCCGCGCACGGCCAGCGAATTGGGCTATATTCCATTAGCGCACACGCTGGCGGTGGCTGAGGCGGTGGTGACCACTCAGCGCGATTGGGGCAATCGCACCAACCGCAAGAACGCCAAGACCAAATACACGCTCGAACGGGTAGGCGTCGAAACCTTCAAACAGGAAGTGGAACGCCGCGCCGGCATCACGTTTGAACCGGTTCGTCCGTACGCTTTCACCGGTCGCGGCGATCGCATCGGCTGGGTGAAGGGGATCGATAATAAATGGCACCTGACCCTGTTCATTGAGAATGGCCGCATTCTGGATTATCCGGGGCGCCCGTTGAAAACCGGCATGGCGGAAATCGCCAAAATCCACAAGGGCGATTTCCGGCTTACTGCGAACCAGAACCTGATCGTGGCCGGCGTCGCCACTCGCGACAAAGCCAAAATCGAGGCGCTGGCGCGCCAGTACGGCCTGATCGACGATAGCGTCACCGAGCAGCGTCAGAATTCGATGGCCTGCGTATCGCTGCCGACCTGCCCGCTGGCGATGGCCGAAGCGGAGCGCTTCCTGCCGGAGTTTGTCACCAGGGTGGAAGCTATCATGCAGGCGCATGGCGTGGGTGATGACCATATCGTGTTGCGCGTGACCGGCTGCCCTAATGGCTGTGGCCGCGCCATGCTGGCGGAAATCGGTCTGGTGGGGAAAGCCATCGGCCGCTACAACCTGCATATCGGCGGCAACCGCGAAGGCACGCGTATTCCGCGCATGTACCGGGAGAACATCACCGAGAAAGAGATTCTGGCCGACATCGACCAACTGGTTGGGCGCTGGGCCAGCGAGCGCGAGCGCGGCGAAGGGTTTGGCGATTTTGCGCTCCGTGTCGGCATCGTTAAACCGGTGCTGGATCCCGCCGTTGATTTTTACGACTGA
- the cysN gene encoding sulfate adenylyltransferase subunit CysN, which yields MNHSIAKQIADQGGVEAYLHAQQNKSLLRFLTCGSVDDGKSTLIGRLLHDTRQIYEDQLSTLHNDSKRLGTQGEKLDLALLVDGLQAEREQGITIDVAYRYFSTEKHKFIIADTPGHEQYTRNMATGASTCELAILLIDARKGVLDQTRRHSFIATLLGIRHLVVAVNKMDLVGYQQVVFDQFKQDYLDFAGQLPTDLNITFVPISALDGDNVATPSTTMSWYHGPTLLDVLETVNVSSRSLSQPMRFPVQYVNRPNLDFRGYAGTVASGVVRVGQRVKVLPSGVESSVSRIVTFDGDLQQAQAGEAVTLVLSSDVDISRGDLLVGHEETLQSVRSAKVDVVWMAEQPLVPGQSYDIKIAGKKTRARVENIDYQVEINTLTQRVTESLPLNGIGLVELTFDEPLVLDKYQQNPVTGGMIFIDRLSNVTVGAGLVREPVALEEPKADRYGAFELELNALIRRHFPHWGARDLLGGK from the coding sequence ATGAATCATAGTATTGCAAAACAGATTGCCGATCAGGGCGGGGTTGAGGCTTATCTTCACGCACAGCAAAACAAAAGCCTGTTGCGTTTTCTGACCTGCGGCAGCGTTGACGATGGTAAAAGCACCCTGATTGGCCGGCTGTTGCACGATACCCGTCAGATTTACGAAGATCAGCTCTCTACGTTGCATAATGACAGCAAGCGTCTTGGCACCCAGGGCGAAAAACTCGATCTGGCGTTGCTGGTGGACGGCCTGCAAGCCGAGCGCGAGCAGGGCATCACCATTGATGTGGCTTACCGCTATTTTTCCACTGAAAAACACAAGTTCATCATCGCCGATACGCCGGGGCATGAGCAGTACACCCGCAACATGGCGACCGGCGCGTCCACCTGCGAACTGGCGATTTTGCTGATCGACGCGCGCAAGGGCGTGCTGGATCAGACTCGTCGTCACAGTTTTATCGCTACGCTGCTGGGCATTCGCCATCTGGTGGTGGCGGTCAACAAGATGGATCTGGTGGGGTATCAGCAGGTGGTCTTCGACCAGTTCAAACAGGATTATCTGGACTTCGCCGGCCAACTGCCGACGGATCTGAACATCACCTTTGTGCCGATTTCCGCGTTGGATGGCGACAATGTCGCGACGCCGAGCACGACCATGAGCTGGTACCACGGCCCGACGCTGCTGGACGTGCTGGAGACGGTCAATGTCTCCTCCCGCAGCCTGAGTCAGCCGATGCGTTTTCCGGTGCAGTATGTCAACCGCCCGAACCTTGATTTCCGCGGCTATGCCGGCACGGTGGCGTCTGGCGTGGTGCGGGTCGGACAGCGTGTGAAAGTGCTGCCGTCCGGCGTGGAGTCCAGCGTCAGCCGTATCGTCACCTTTGATGGCGACCTGCAACAGGCGCAGGCTGGCGAAGCGGTGACGCTGGTGTTGTCCAGCGACGTCGATATCAGTCGTGGCGACCTGCTGGTCGGCCACGAGGAAACGCTCCAGTCGGTACGCAGCGCGAAGGTGGATGTGGTCTGGATGGCGGAGCAGCCGCTGGTGCCGGGACAAAGCTACGACATCAAAATTGCCGGTAAGAAAACCCGCGCGCGGGTGGAAAATATCGACTATCAGGTGGAAATCAATACCCTGACCCAGCGGGTTACCGAATCGCTGCCGCTCAACGGCATTGGTCTGGTCGAACTGACCTTTGACGAGCCGCTGGTGCTGGACAAATATCAGCAAAACCCTGTTACCGGCGGCATGATTTTCATCGATCGCTTGAGCAACGTGACGGTCGGCGCCGGGCTGGTGCGTGAGCCGGTTGCGCTGGAAGAACCGAAAGCAGACCGCTACGGCGCTTTTGAGCTGGAACTGAATGCGCTGATTCGTCGCCACTTCCCGCATTGGGGCGCGCGCGATCTGCTGGGAGGAAAATAA
- the cysD gene encoding sulfate adenylyltransferase subunit CysD, whose product MDEKRLTHLKQLEAESIHIIREVAAEFNNPVMLYSIGKDSSVMLHLARKAFFPGTLPFPLLHVDTGWKFREMYQFRDRTAKAYGCELLVHHNPEGVAMGINPFVHGSAKHTDIMKTEGLKQALDKYGFDAAFGGARRDEEKSRAKERIYSFRDRFHRWDPKNQRPELWNNYNGQINKGESIRVFPLSNWTELDIWQYIYLENIDIVPLYLAAERPVLERDGMLLMVDDDRIDLQPGEVIAQRMVRFRTLGCWPLTGAVESQAQTLPEIIEEMLVSTTSERQGRVIDRDQAGSMELKKRQGYF is encoded by the coding sequence ATGGACGAGAAAAGACTCACGCATTTAAAACAGCTTGAAGCGGAAAGTATTCATATCATTCGTGAGGTGGCGGCCGAATTTAACAATCCGGTGATGCTGTATTCCATCGGCAAGGACTCCTCCGTGATGCTGCATCTGGCCCGTAAGGCGTTCTTTCCGGGCACGCTGCCGTTCCCGCTGCTGCATGTGGATACCGGCTGGAAATTCCGTGAAATGTACCAATTCCGCGATCGTACCGCCAAAGCCTACGGCTGCGAACTGCTGGTACACCACAACCCGGAAGGGGTGGCGATGGGCATCAACCCGTTTGTGCATGGCAGCGCCAAGCATACCGACATCATGAAAACCGAAGGGTTGAAACAGGCGCTCGACAAGTACGGCTTTGACGCCGCGTTCGGCGGCGCCCGCCGCGACGAGGAGAAATCCCGCGCTAAAGAGCGTATTTACTCTTTCCGCGATCGTTTCCATCGCTGGGACCCGAAAAATCAGCGCCCGGAACTGTGGAACAACTATAACGGCCAGATCAACAAGGGCGAGAGCATCCGCGTGTTCCCGCTGTCCAACTGGACCGAACTGGATATCTGGCAGTACATCTATTTGGAAAATATCGATATCGTGCCGCTGTATCTGGCCGCAGAGCGTCCGGTGCTGGAGCGCGACGGCATGTTGCTGATGGTGGACGACGACCGCATCGACCTGCAGCCGGGAGAGGTGATTGCCCAGCGCATGGTGCGTTTCCGTACGCTCGGCTGCTGGCCGCTGACCGGCGCGGTGGAATCGCAGGCGCAGACGTTGCCGGAAATCATTGAAGAGATGCTGGTTTCGACCACCAGCGAGCGTCAGGGACGGGTGATTGACCGCGATCAGGCCGGCTCGATGGAGCTGAAAAAGCGTCAAGGGTATTTCTGA
- a CDS encoding aKG-HExxH-type peptide beta-hydroxylase → MLQMRDIIETNKYFLNEEVLASLKYIADHFNIPVDKHVAVNYNWKVFANYFLCVDAIKEGDGSNAETYLRSALGNLSTYTTLRDGPDSSRPKVMVITSRNIDGDITTMLKNIYDKPDNDVNDDGVYAFGPFSGDTEQELERIENAFMIMRRVSPTYYDFVTSLIKQIVLVGQTERGGIKSGSTLKTLGCIIISPNTKEEFSPVGQYIEDLVHEASHTRLFLEQTKDQLVNNPVINLYAAPFRKDKRPMSGIYHANYVLGNIVSYFSQAVNATSDDNEIHNGLFLERALQRYNETYTLIEQDGDLTLRGRQIFDEMKAQVDKCLN, encoded by the coding sequence ATGTTACAAATGCGCGATATTATCGAAACCAACAAGTATTTTCTTAATGAAGAAGTACTTGCTTCCCTAAAATATATTGCTGATCACTTTAATATTCCTGTCGATAAGCATGTGGCCGTCAACTATAACTGGAAAGTGTTCGCCAATTATTTTCTCTGCGTAGATGCGATTAAAGAAGGCGACGGTAGTAATGCAGAAACCTATTTGCGGTCTGCGCTGGGAAACTTAAGTACATATACCACCCTGCGTGACGGCCCTGACTCTTCTCGCCCAAAGGTTATGGTGATCACCTCCCGGAATATTGATGGTGATATTACAACAATGCTCAAGAACATCTATGACAAGCCGGATAATGATGTGAATGATGATGGGGTTTATGCGTTTGGCCCCTTCTCTGGTGATACCGAACAGGAGTTAGAACGGATAGAAAATGCCTTTATGATCATGAGGCGTGTTTCTCCAACCTATTATGATTTTGTCACGTCTCTTATCAAACAGATTGTCCTGGTCGGTCAGACCGAACGTGGTGGAATAAAATCTGGTTCGACTTTGAAAACATTGGGTTGCATTATTATTTCGCCAAACACAAAGGAAGAGTTTAGCCCCGTGGGGCAGTATATTGAGGATCTGGTGCATGAAGCATCACATACACGACTTTTTCTCGAACAGACCAAGGATCAGTTGGTGAATAACCCTGTTATTAATCTGTATGCGGCACCGTTTCGCAAAGACAAACGCCCCATGTCAGGCATATATCATGCTAATTATGTCCTCGGCAATATTGTTTCTTACTTCAGCCAGGCTGTTAATGCGACTTCAGACGACAATGAGATCCATAATGGCTTATTTCTTGAACGGGCCTTGCAGCGATACAACGAAACCTACACATTGATTGAACAAGACGGTGACCTGACCCTACGTGGGCGTCAGATTTTCGATGAAATGAAGGCGCAGGTCGATAAATGTTTAAATTAA
- the cysG gene encoding siroheme synthase CysG — protein sequence MNYLPIFADLRQRPVLVVGGGEVATRKIDLLQRAGADVRVAARSLCEPLHAQHQAGRLAWVAQAFSPALLDDVFLVIAATDDASLNAAIFEEANRRRLLVNVVDDQPKCSFIFPSLIDRSPLMVAISSGGQAPVLARLLREKLEALLPARLGQMAELAGKWRGRIKQQLASVTERRRFWERIFTGRFSSLVAAGQLAQAEQELALQLAQPDIKQGEVALVGAGPGDVGLLTLRGLQVIQQADVVLYDHLVSDEVLDLVRRDAERICVGKRASAHLLPQDEINALLVTLAQEGKRVVRLKGGDPFIFGRGGEELQQVAQAGIPFQVVPGITAAAGATAYAGIPLTHRDYAQSVIFIAGHCRPDGDALDWSTLARGRQTLAIYMGTVKSAEISQQLIAHGRAPHTPVAVIGRGTRQDQQVLTGTLAELEQLAQQAPTPALLVIGEVVSLHQHIAWFGEQVRMTPTDGRSAVVNLA from the coding sequence GTGAACTATCTCCCTATATTCGCCGATCTCCGGCAACGTCCCGTGCTGGTTGTCGGGGGCGGCGAGGTGGCAACCCGCAAGATTGACCTGCTGCAGCGCGCCGGGGCTGATGTTCGGGTGGCGGCGCGCTCGCTGTGCGAACCGCTGCACGCGCAACATCAGGCGGGCCGGCTGGCATGGGTAGCGCAGGCGTTTTCGCCTGCGCTGCTGGATGACGTGTTTCTGGTGATTGCCGCGACCGATGATGCCTCGCTGAATGCCGCGATATTCGAGGAAGCCAATCGCCGCCGGTTGTTGGTCAACGTGGTGGATGACCAGCCCAAATGCTCATTCATTTTTCCCTCGCTGATTGACCGCTCGCCGCTGATGGTGGCGATTTCGTCCGGCGGTCAGGCGCCGGTGCTGGCGCGTTTGCTGCGGGAAAAACTGGAGGCGCTGTTGCCTGCCCGTCTGGGGCAGATGGCGGAACTGGCCGGAAAATGGCGCGGCCGCATCAAGCAGCAACTGGCGTCGGTAACGGAGCGTCGTCGTTTTTGGGAACGTATTTTTACCGGGCGTTTTTCCAGTCTGGTGGCCGCCGGGCAACTGGCGCAGGCCGAGCAGGAACTGGCGCTGCAACTGGCGCAGCCTGATATCAAACAAGGCGAGGTGGCGCTGGTGGGCGCCGGGCCGGGCGACGTCGGTTTGCTGACGCTGCGCGGCCTGCAAGTAATTCAGCAGGCGGATGTGGTGCTTTACGATCACCTGGTCAGCGATGAGGTACTGGATCTGGTGCGCCGCGACGCGGAGCGGATTTGCGTTGGTAAGCGCGCCAGCGCGCATCTGCTGCCGCAAGACGAGATTAACGCGCTGCTGGTGACGCTGGCGCAGGAAGGTAAACGGGTGGTGCGGCTCAAAGGCGGCGATCCGTTTATTTTTGGCCGCGGCGGCGAAGAGTTGCAGCAGGTGGCGCAGGCGGGAATTCCGTTTCAGGTGGTGCCGGGCATCACCGCGGCGGCGGGCGCCACGGCGTATGCCGGTATTCCGCTGACCCACCGGGATTACGCGCAGAGCGTGATATTCATCGCCGGGCACTGCCGCCCGGATGGCGACGCGCTGGACTGGTCAACGCTGGCGCGCGGCCGACAGACACTGGCTATCTACATGGGCACGGTCAAGTCGGCGGAAATCAGCCAGCAACTGATCGCGCATGGCCGGGCGCCGCACACGCCGGTGGCGGTAATCGGCCGCGGTACGCGACAGGATCAACAGGTGCTGACCGGCACGCTGGCGGAACTGGAACAACTGGCGCAGCAGGCTCCGACGCCGGCGCTGCTGGTGATTGGCGAAGTAGTGAGTTTGCATCAACACATCGCCTGGTTTGGTGAACAAGTGCGGATGACGCCGACAGACGGGCGCTCGGCCGTGGTGAATCTGGCTTAA
- the queD gene encoding 6-carboxytetrahydropterin synthase QueD, protein MPTTLFKDFQFEAAHRLPHVPNGHKCGRLHGHSFMVRLEVTGEVDPYTGWVMDFAELKAAFKPTWERLDHHYLNDIPGLENPTSEVMARWIWQQLKPTLPLLSAVTVKETCTAGCIYRGEDD, encoded by the coding sequence ATGCCAACCACACTGTTTAAAGATTTCCAGTTCGAAGCCGCGCACCGGCTTCCTCATGTGCCGAACGGCCATAAATGCGGCCGCCTGCATGGGCATTCGTTCATGGTGCGTCTGGAAGTTACCGGTGAGGTCGATCCTTATACCGGTTGGGTGATGGATTTCGCCGAGTTGAAAGCCGCGTTCAAACCCACCTGGGAACGGCTCGATCACCATTATCTGAACGACATTCCGGGGCTGGAAAATCCCACCAGCGAAGTGATGGCGCGTTGGATCTGGCAGCAACTCAAACCGACACTGCCGTTATTGAGCGCGGTGACCGTCAAGGAAACCTGCACCGCCGGTTGCATCTACCGCGGCGAGGACGACTAA
- a CDS encoding phosphoadenylyl-sulfate reductase yields MSTLNLEALRALPQSEQTAALAEVNQRLENVSAQERVSWALENLPGEFVLSSSFGIQAAVCLHLVTRQQPDIPVVLTDTGYLFTETYQFIDQLTEQLALNLQVYRAAQSPAWQEARYGKLWEQGLTGIEQYNQINKVEPMDRALQELQAGTWFAGLRREQSDSREALPVLAIKRGVFKFLPIIDWDNRTVYQYLKANGLSYHPLWEQGYLSVGDTHTTRKWEPGMSEEETRFFGLKRECGLHEG; encoded by the coding sequence ATGTCTACGTTGAATCTGGAGGCGCTGCGCGCCTTGCCCCAATCGGAACAGACCGCTGCGCTGGCGGAAGTCAACCAACGGCTGGAGAATGTGTCTGCACAGGAGCGTGTCAGCTGGGCGCTGGAAAACTTGCCGGGCGAGTTTGTGCTTTCCTCCAGTTTCGGTATTCAGGCGGCGGTGTGCCTGCATCTGGTTACCCGACAGCAGCCGGATATTCCGGTTGTCCTCACCGATACCGGTTATCTGTTTACGGAGACGTATCAGTTCATCGATCAACTGACCGAACAGTTGGCTCTTAACCTGCAGGTCTACCGTGCCGCCCAGTCTCCCGCCTGGCAGGAGGCGCGTTACGGCAAACTGTGGGAGCAGGGGCTGACAGGCATTGAGCAGTACAACCAGATCAATAAAGTCGAGCCGATGGATCGGGCGTTGCAAGAGCTGCAGGCCGGCACCTGGTTCGCCGGCCTGCGCCGTGAACAGTCGGATAGCCGCGAAGCATTGCCGGTGCTGGCGATCAAGCGCGGCGTATTCAAGTTTTTGCCGATCATCGACTGGGATAACCGCACGGTGTACCAGTACCTGAAAGCCAACGGATTGAGCTACCATCCGCTGTGGGAGCAGGGCTATCTGTCGGTGGGTGATACCCATACCACCCGCAAGTGGGAGCCGGGCATGAGTGAGGAAGAAACCCGCTTCTTCGGCCTGAAACGCGAATGCGGGCTGCATGAAGGCTGA
- a CDS encoding MFS transporter yields the protein MFKLISEQSSFFLVTYVLNAMNNWAFKFIAPLVLYAETQSLQMMTVSYGLLFTPNIIAPPIINLIDGKLKKKIGLLGLNVMGGGLCVFGFFYFKQGFNVAAFFIMTFLLSTILTLFQTFIHSVMKDVLSEKIAIENMSRRLAFFDSLFPAMGPLIGAAFLSTFSYSAIFLIIAAVYGISMMSLGVMKISEDVSRVKGSFINRTARGFSLIKSSPFVNFLMKRFFLSNIALHGFQSVLTFYLIDSFNLSVLNVGFFFATSALGLVIGNRLGRVIYAHEINKWYVIASTGIVCALCLIITPLTSNVIIPCLAWCIVMLLSSINLIVFYTERQVNFRQAETASVIAASYVIIYSAIPLGSAVSYTLARYFNAGETLLILGGYLLLIGFYFLYLAFRKQKMLMKEMLSDS from the coding sequence ATGTTTAAATTAATCTCAGAGCAGTCATCATTTTTCCTGGTCACTTACGTACTGAATGCCATGAATAACTGGGCATTTAAATTTATTGCCCCACTCGTGTTGTATGCCGAAACCCAATCATTACAGATGATGACGGTAAGCTATGGGTTATTATTTACACCCAACATTATCGCACCTCCGATCATTAACCTGATTGACGGTAAGTTGAAGAAAAAAATCGGCTTACTGGGATTAAACGTGATGGGCGGGGGACTCTGTGTGTTCGGTTTTTTCTACTTTAAGCAGGGATTTAATGTTGCCGCATTTTTTATCATGACTTTTTTATTATCGACGATCCTGACGTTATTTCAGACGTTTATTCATAGTGTCATGAAAGATGTGTTGTCAGAAAAAATAGCGATAGAGAATATGAGTCGCCGTCTTGCTTTCTTTGACAGCCTTTTCCCGGCGATGGGACCGTTGATCGGGGCTGCTTTTTTGAGTACTTTCAGTTATAGCGCCATCTTTCTGATTATAGCCGCAGTGTATGGTATATCCATGATGAGTCTTGGCGTGATGAAGATTAGTGAAGACGTCTCCAGAGTTAAAGGCAGTTTCATCAACCGGACCGCCAGGGGATTCTCATTAATAAAAAGCTCGCCCTTCGTTAACTTTCTGATGAAAAGATTTTTCCTGTCGAATATTGCATTGCATGGATTTCAGTCTGTGCTGACTTTTTATTTGATTGACAGCTTTAATCTGTCTGTTCTTAATGTCGGGTTCTTCTTTGCCACATCAGCATTGGGGCTGGTGATAGGAAATCGGTTGGGACGCGTGATTTATGCCCATGAAATTAATAAATGGTATGTAATAGCGAGCACCGGGATCGTTTGTGCATTGTGTCTTATCATCACGCCATTAACGAGTAACGTTATAATACCATGCCTGGCCTGGTGTATTGTGATGTTGCTGAGTTCAATTAATCTTATTGTTTTTTATACAGAGCGACAGGTCAATTTTCGGCAGGCTGAGACAGCCAGCGTGATTGCTGCCTCCTATGTCATTATTTACTCTGCTATCCCTCTTGGCTCTGCCGTGTCATATACCCTGGCTCGTTACTTTAATGCCGGTGAAACGCTCCTCATTCTTGGGGGGTATTTATTGTTGATTGGGTTTTATTTTCTTTATCTTGCATTCAGAAAGCAAAAAATGCTAATGAAAGAGATGTTATCGGACTCGTGA
- the cysJ gene encoding NADPH-dependent assimilatory sulfite reductase flavoprotein subunit has translation MTTPASPTPQLPLSVEQLSRLQAATGDLSPTQLAWLSGYFWGVIQQQPGVVAAPAMTAAPAVDAPPAAITLISASQTGNARRVAEQVRDDLLAASLPVTLVNAGDYKLKQVAQEKLLLVVTSTQGEGEPPEEAVALYKFLFSKKAPSLAGAAFAVFGLGDTSYEFFSKAGKDFDGRLAELGAERLLDRVDADVEFQPLAEQWRRQVVETLKARFASQTAVAVQTVASGRVNAVATSPYHKGAPYTATLSANQKITGRNSEKDVRHIEIDLGDSGLHYQPGDALGVWYENSPALVQELLGLLWLKGDESVVVDGNAQPLAEALQRHFELTQNTAPIVANYAALSRNEALLGLVADKSALQQYAQRTPLVDMVREAPVELTPEQLTGLLRPLTPRLYSIASSQDDVGSEVHVTVGAVRYEYEGRARSGGASGYLADRLEEGGEVRVFIEHNDNFRLPANPETPVIMIGPGTGIAPFRAFMQQREAESAGGKNWLFFGNPHFTEDFLYQVEWQRYVRDGLLTTVDLAWSRDQAHKVYVQDKIREKGAEVWRWIQDGAHIYVCGDANRMAKDVEQALLAVVAEHGGMDAEQADEFLSELRLERRYQRDVY, from the coding sequence ATGACAACTCCGGCTTCTCCGACTCCGCAGCTCCCGTTGAGCGTGGAGCAACTTTCGCGTCTTCAGGCCGCGACCGGCGATCTTTCGCCGACGCAACTGGCCTGGTTGTCCGGCTATTTCTGGGGCGTGATTCAGCAACAGCCCGGCGTGGTGGCCGCTCCGGCCATGACGGCGGCGCCAGCGGTTGACGCGCCGCCGGCGGCTATTACGCTGATTTCCGCTTCTCAGACCGGCAACGCCCGCCGTGTGGCGGAGCAGGTGCGCGACGATCTGCTGGCGGCCAGCCTGCCGGTAACGCTGGTGAACGCCGGCGACTACAAATTAAAGCAGGTAGCACAGGAAAAACTGCTGCTGGTCGTCACCTCGACGCAGGGCGAGGGCGAGCCGCCGGAAGAAGCCGTAGCGTTGTATAAGTTCTTGTTTTCGAAGAAAGCGCCGTCGCTGGCGGGGGCTGCGTTTGCGGTGTTTGGCCTCGGCGATACCTCGTACGAGTTTTTCAGCAAGGCGGGTAAGGATTTTGACGGCCGTCTGGCTGAGTTAGGCGCGGAGCGCCTGCTTGATCGCGTCGATGCCGATGTAGAATTCCAGCCGCTGGCGGAACAGTGGCGCCGTCAGGTTGTGGAAACGTTGAAGGCGCGCTTTGCCAGCCAGACGGCGGTGGCGGTGCAAACCGTAGCCAGCGGCCGGGTCAACGCCGTCGCCACCAGCCCGTATCATAAGGGTGCCCCTTATACCGCTACACTGTCGGCCAACCAGAAAATCACCGGCCGCAATTCGGAGAAAGACGTTCGTCACATCGAAATCGATTTGGGCGACTCCGGTCTGCATTATCAGCCGGGTGATGCGCTGGGCGTTTGGTATGAGAACTCCCCGGCGCTGGTGCAGGAATTGCTGGGGCTGTTGTGGTTGAAAGGCGACGAATCCGTTGTCGTGGACGGCAACGCCCAGCCGTTGGCCGAGGCGCTGCAACGCCATTTCGAACTGACGCAAAATACCGCGCCGATTGTCGCCAACTACGCGGCGTTGTCCCGTAACGAGGCGCTGCTGGGGTTGGTTGCCGATAAATCCGCGCTACAGCAGTACGCACAGCGCACTCCGCTGGTGGATATGGTGCGCGAAGCGCCGGTGGAATTGACGCCGGAACAGCTCACCGGGTTGCTGCGTCCGTTGACGCCGCGTCTCTACTCCATCGCTTCGTCGCAGGATGATGTCGGCAGCGAAGTACACGTCACCGTCGGCGCCGTGCGTTATGAGTATGAAGGCCGTGCGCGTAGCGGCGGCGCGTCAGGTTATCTGGCGGACCGGCTGGAAGAGGGCGGCGAAGTCCGCGTGTTCATTGAACACAATGATAATTTCCGCCTGCCTGCCAACCCTGAAACGCCGGTCATCATGATTGGTCCGGGCACCGGCATCGCGCCGTTCCGGGCGTTTATGCAGCAGCGTGAAGCTGAAAGCGCCGGCGGCAAAAACTGGCTGTTCTTCGGCAACCCGCACTTTACCGAAGATTTCCTCTATCAGGTGGAGTGGCAGCGCTACGTTAGAGACGGGCTGCTGACGACTGTCGATCTGGCTTGGTCGCGCGATCAGGCGCACAAAGTCTACGTACAGGACAAAATCCGTGAAAAAGGCGCAGAGGTGTGGCGCTGGATTCAGGATGGCGCCCATATTTATGTCTGCGGCGACGCCAATCGCATGGCGAAGGATGTAGAGCAGGCGCTGCTGGCCGTGGTGGCTGAACACGGCGGAATGGACGCCGAACAGGCGGATGAGTTTTTAAGCGAGCTGCGTCTTGAGCGGCGTTATCAGAGAGATGTGTACTAA